The Streptomyces sp. NBC_00440 genome contains a region encoding:
- a CDS encoding SPFH domain-containing protein gives MGLFDSIRGEFIDIVEWTDDSRDTIVWRFPRHDNEIKMGARLVVRESQTAVFVNEGRIADVFQPGTYTLETQNLPLLATLKGWKYGFNSPFKAEVYFVTTRQFTDMKWGTQNPVIVRDPEFGMVRLRAFGAFAARVVDPAALLRELAGTDPQFRTEEVQEYLRQLIVGKLGSALANSGVPMLDLATQQDAIGVKLAGVLTQELTPVGIAVPKFIIENISLPPEVEQAIDTRSRMGIAGNLDQYTQFQAADALGAGARTPGSGVGEGMGLGLGMAAGQRMAAGLAPQQAAAATAPAAAPAPAAGPPPLPAQEQWFVGVNGAQQGPYDSAALSGLVGAGTLTRETLVWKDGMAGWLPADQVPGISRLLGSVPPPFPQQG, from the coding sequence ATGGGGCTGTTCGACAGCATCCGCGGAGAATTCATTGACATCGTCGAGTGGACCGACGACAGCCGGGACACCATCGTGTGGCGATTCCCGCGTCATGACAACGAGATCAAGATGGGTGCCAGGCTCGTCGTGCGCGAGTCGCAGACGGCGGTCTTCGTCAACGAGGGCCGGATCGCGGACGTCTTCCAGCCCGGCACGTACACGCTGGAAACGCAGAACCTGCCGCTGCTCGCCACGCTGAAGGGCTGGAAGTACGGGTTCAACTCGCCGTTCAAGGCCGAGGTGTACTTCGTCACCACCCGTCAGTTCACCGACATGAAATGGGGCACGCAGAACCCCGTCATCGTCCGCGACCCCGAGTTCGGCATGGTGCGGCTCCGGGCCTTCGGCGCCTTCGCCGCGCGGGTGGTGGATCCGGCCGCGCTGCTGCGCGAACTGGCGGGCACCGACCCGCAGTTCCGCACCGAGGAGGTGCAGGAGTACCTGCGCCAGCTGATCGTCGGCAAGCTGGGCAGCGCGCTGGCCAACTCGGGTGTACCGATGCTGGATCTGGCGACCCAGCAGGACGCCATCGGCGTGAAGCTGGCGGGTGTGCTCACCCAGGAGCTGACGCCGGTCGGTATCGCGGTGCCCAAGTTCATCATCGAGAACATCTCGCTGCCGCCGGAGGTGGAGCAGGCCATCGACACCCGCTCCCGGATGGGCATCGCGGGCAATCTCGACCAGTACACCCAGTTCCAGGCGGCCGACGCGCTCGGCGCCGGTGCGCGGACCCCCGGCAGCGGTGTCGGCGAGGGCATGGGTCTGGGCCTCGGCATGGCCGCAGGTCAGCGGATGGCCGCAGGGCTCGCCCCGCAGCAGGCCGCTGCGGCGACCGCCCCTGCCGCGGCGCCCGCACCGGCGGCAGGTCCGCCGCCGCTGCCCGCGCAGGAGCAGTGGTTCGTCGGTGTCAACGGCGCCCAGCAGGGACCGTACGACAGCGCCGCGCTCAGCGGCCTGGTGGGCGCGGGCACCCTGACGCGCGAGACGCTCGTCTGGAAGGACGGGATGGCGGGCTGGCTCCCGGCCGACCAGGTGCCGGGGATCAGCAGACTCCTCGGGTCCGTTCCGCCGCCGTTCCCGCAGCAGGGCTGA
- a CDS encoding type ISP restriction/modification enzyme, with translation MPWSVGSPRLGRDWVVAPDARSLRARWDTLVRADGPERERLFRPTRARTPESSVPALPGQPTGTGRFSRESGPCPAPVRLGCGPFDEQWLIPDHRLLDAARPELWRVADEHQFFAVEQAGAAADRAARSSTAGDSTAQDGGPALLVSAVLPDGRSPAGRAGRIRPLHRRPGGAEPNIAPGLADLLASRYGQEVTAEQILAWAVAAAGTAPGGCAVPLTADPELWSSGTELGRRLLRIQLRGARGGDRPRLPGGRRPYVRAAVPPRPDVLTYDPGEEALLLGTGRISPVPAEAWDFTVGGVRVLDLWFGRRTAAAQPGTLEALRPAGWPPEWNSELLELITVLALLAGLRSGQGELRRKLASGPRIGRAELEAAGVLPIPAAARRPASVLDHHEEGPEGQFALV, from the coding sequence ATGCCCTGGTCGGTGGGGTCCCCGCGGCTGGGGCGCGACTGGGTGGTGGCGCCCGACGCCCGTTCGCTGAGGGCACGCTGGGACACCCTGGTACGGGCCGACGGGCCGGAACGGGAGCGGCTGTTCCGCCCCACCAGGGCCAGGACGCCGGAGAGTTCCGTACCCGCGCTGCCGGGACAGCCCACCGGGACGGGCCGCTTCAGCCGTGAGTCGGGACCGTGTCCCGCACCGGTACGGCTCGGATGCGGCCCGTTCGACGAGCAGTGGCTGATCCCGGACCACCGGCTGCTGGACGCCGCCCGCCCGGAGCTGTGGCGGGTCGCCGACGAGCACCAGTTCTTCGCCGTCGAACAGGCCGGCGCCGCGGCAGACAGAGCGGCGCGGAGCAGCACGGCGGGAGACAGCACGGCCCAGGACGGCGGCCCGGCACTGCTGGTCTCCGCCGTGCTCCCGGACGGCCGTTCCCCGGCGGGCCGGGCCGGCCGGATCAGGCCGCTGCACCGCAGGCCCGGCGGGGCCGAGCCCAACATCGCGCCGGGGCTGGCGGATCTGCTCGCCTCGCGGTACGGGCAGGAGGTGACCGCCGAGCAGATACTCGCCTGGGCGGTGGCCGCCGCCGGTACGGCGCCCGGCGGGTGCGCCGTACCGCTGACCGCCGACCCGGAACTCTGGTCGTCCGGGACCGAACTGGGGCGGCGGTTGCTGCGGATCCAGTTGCGCGGGGCGCGCGGCGGCGACCGGCCCCGGCTGCCCGGTGGCCGCCGGCCCTATGTGCGGGCCGCCGTCCCGCCCCGGCCCGACGTTCTCACGTACGACCCCGGCGAGGAGGCCCTGCTGCTCGGCACCGGGCGTATCTCGCCGGTGCCCGCCGAGGCATGGGACTTCACCGTGGGCGGTGTGCGGGTGCTCGACCTCTGGTTCGGACGCAGGACCGCTGCGGCGCAGCCCGGCACCCTGGAGGCGCTGCGGCCGGCCGGCTGGCCCCCGGAGTGGAACTCCGAACTGCTGGAGCTGATCACCGTGCTGGCGCTGCTGGCCGGGCTCCGGTCCGGGCAGGGCGAGTTGCGGCGGAAGCTGGCGTCGGGCCCGCGCATCGGACGGGCCGAACTGGAAGCGGCAGGCGTCCTTCCGATACCTGCGGCGGCCCGCCGCCCCGCGTCGGTGCTCGATCACCACGAGGAGGGCCCGGAAGGCCAGTTCGCTCTGGTGTGA